In Halobaculum sp. XH14, a single genomic region encodes these proteins:
- a CDS encoding NUDIX hydrolase, giving the protein MTDRPLRATISLRGIIRDGGGDVLVVRRASDGEWELPGGRLDHDEDAVPGLEREIAEETGLTVDVGPPVHATAWRNDDDRGRFGVYYPCTTEVRTVSLSGEHVEYAWDDAATAADRLGAAGACAVERATDDAVRAAPASVELR; this is encoded by the coding sequence ATGACGGACAGACCGCTCCGGGCGACGATCAGCCTCCGGGGGATCATCCGCGACGGCGGGGGAGACGTGCTCGTCGTCCGCCGGGCGAGCGACGGCGAGTGGGAACTGCCCGGCGGTCGCCTCGACCACGACGAGGATGCGGTCCCCGGACTCGAACGCGAGATCGCCGAGGAGACCGGCCTGACGGTCGACGTCGGGCCGCCGGTGCACGCGACCGCCTGGCGGAACGACGACGACCGCGGCCGCTTCGGCGTCTACTACCCCTGCACCACGGAGGTGCGGACGGTGTCGCTGAGCGGCGAACACGTCGAGTACGCGTGGGACGACGCGGCGACCGCGGCCGATCGGCTGGGCGCCGCGGGGGCGTGTGCGGTGGAGCGAGCGACCGACGACGCGGTCCGGGCGGCCCCCGCGTCGGTGGAACTCCGGTGA
- a CDS encoding DUF5658 family protein: protein MSRAFGEETIRYFTARSAYLWLGAVLFFVCGDLVTTTIGLSLDQVVEVGPVAAYVLTHGYVPLVVLKGLTVALCVGLWRLTPRPHRVGVPLGLATLGVLVTVWNTWILFVAST from the coding sequence ATGTCACGAGCGTTCGGCGAGGAGACGATACGGTACTTCACCGCGAGGAGCGCCTACCTCTGGCTCGGCGCGGTGCTGTTTTTCGTCTGTGGCGACCTCGTGACGACGACGATCGGCCTCAGCCTGGACCAGGTCGTCGAGGTCGGACCGGTCGCGGCGTACGTCCTCACCCACGGCTACGTGCCGCTGGTCGTCCTCAAAGGACTCACCGTCGCGCTCTGTGTGGGGCTCTGGCGGCTGACGCCCCGTCCACACCGCGTCGGCGTCCCGCTCGGGCTGGCGACCCTCGGCGTTCTGGTCACCGTCTGGAACACCTGGATCCTGTTCGTCGCGTCGACGTGA
- a CDS encoding rubrerythrin family protein, producing the protein MDSAALRERVEAEKATELDRLGSNKFLVALTDADLTTDAVLRAAADSEHAAHVTFAGWAENENDPAARELFGWVADREADHRDRVLDALDGDHDPNERAEETSAADRTQSGNGGTMHSYLRARTDTVERVAAGLVGRPLVSVRAHLQVVSHFVNEADGSRAELFRDLRSETEEELERGLDYLDQHCDEEDDGDWESAAMVAAYVVQLAYDDYADSLRGLDIDVKPVC; encoded by the coding sequence ATGGATTCGGCCGCGCTGCGCGAGCGGGTCGAGGCGGAGAAGGCGACCGAACTGGACCGGCTCGGCTCGAACAAGTTCCTCGTCGCGCTCACCGACGCCGACCTCACGACGGACGCGGTCCTGCGTGCGGCCGCCGACAGCGAGCACGCCGCCCACGTCACGTTCGCCGGGTGGGCGGAAAACGAGAACGACCCGGCCGCGCGGGAACTGTTCGGCTGGGTCGCCGACCGCGAGGCCGACCACCGCGACCGCGTGCTGGACGCGCTCGACGGTGACCACGACCCGAACGAGCGGGCGGAGGAAACCTCCGCTGCTGACCGGACGCAGTCCGGTAACGGCGGCACGATGCACTCGTACCTCCGCGCGCGGACCGACACGGTCGAGCGGGTCGCGGCCGGGCTGGTCGGTCGCCCGCTCGTCAGCGTCCGGGCCCACCTCCAGGTCGTCAGCCACTTCGTGAACGAGGCCGACGGGTCCCGCGCGGAGCTGTTCCGCGACCTGCGCTCGGAGACGGAAGAGGAACTGGAGCGCGGGCTGGACTATCTGGACCAGCACTGCGACGAGGAGGACGACGGGGACTGGGAATCGGCGGCGATGGTGGCGGCGTACGTGGTGCAACTGGCCTACGACGACTACGCGGACTCGCTGCGTGGGCTCGACATCGACGTGAAGCCGGTGTGTTGA
- a CDS encoding universal stress protein, which produces MYANILLPTDGSDGARRGVDAGLRLAEEHDATVHALFVVDERHVTREYDHVVEDAERRAEAALDDVGGAAAERGLSVEKHVRWGVPHAEIVAAIDAYDADLVVMATHGRTGLDRLVNLGSTTERVVRAAPVQVLTVPVERGSDVA; this is translated from the coding sequence ATGTACGCGAACATCCTCCTGCCGACGGACGGGAGCGACGGCGCGCGGCGTGGCGTCGACGCGGGCCTGCGGCTCGCCGAGGAGCACGACGCGACGGTTCACGCGCTGTTCGTCGTGGACGAGCGGCACGTCACCCGGGAGTACGACCACGTCGTCGAGGACGCGGAACGGCGGGCCGAGGCGGCGCTGGACGACGTCGGCGGGGCGGCCGCCGAGCGGGGCCTCAGCGTCGAAAAGCACGTCCGCTGGGGCGTCCCGCACGCCGAGATCGTCGCGGCGATCGACGCGTACGACGCGGACCTCGTCGTGATGGCCACCCACGGCCGGACGGGCCTCGACAGGCTAGTCAACCTCGGGAGCACGACCGAGCGCGTGGTTCGTGCCGCGCCCGTGCAGGTGCTCACGGTGCCGGTCGAGCGGGGAAGCGACGTCGCCTGA
- a CDS encoding PKD domain-containing protein translates to MKLHSFNAAVLALVLVGLVVPTGAAVSGALAVDDLWAENDVVLTPSDGPNGEYATVGEDGNLSIDLRDPGVNDGGETVIADVVRIENRGETAQRVWLTHEGSPAVTLVDSSTGEPIAGADHNVTLVEGAAVAVGIRIDTRGEDTAAGDLLLDSITLHAAAADPTEPPENGSDGGSGGGGDGDSGAAPATPVPTEQPTEAPPLDQANDSDVEVEFEEGSPDRNVTVRAMDPDTLDGNTTDPDPRPQAVISPDDSAGGSAGGDGTDGRTRRIDNVTVDAVTTAGEPITLTGTRSTVDTVADVDSDRRIVKVVDITAPPGRENQPATVRMRVARDKLEGTPPEAARIGHRTDSGWQLLGTRVVSTADGSVVLEARTDGFSPFAVFRSPGVTYEWRLPNGTAVSKEQLRSTFDEPGFYNVSLTVRDANGDQDTTNYRILANDRPTVTLDSPANVSVGEPVPLRANVSNRYGNHTVTWHLPNGTERTGEALNYTFTGVERTVRVTVQDEFGANSTTEETFLVGAPGAGGGGGQLAVVGESFPVGTWLALFGIVAGLLGTVYWASSVDLRWVLALLGRRSGDDGPRVTAFENPSWNRRLGLFEVGHLRVEDPTGDLDRIDLALCDGDGNELARKRIEPARPDVYSASPERIPGVGLSADGPGDLGRDYSVSVRAVDAADNVATFSGSTFRVDRRAPVATDGGEPVDAREEFR, encoded by the coding sequence ATGAAACTCCACAGCTTCAACGCCGCGGTCCTCGCCCTCGTCCTCGTGGGACTCGTCGTCCCGACCGGGGCCGCCGTGAGCGGCGCGCTCGCCGTGGACGACCTCTGGGCCGAGAACGACGTGGTTCTCACCCCGTCGGACGGGCCGAACGGCGAGTACGCGACCGTCGGCGAGGACGGCAACCTCTCGATCGACCTCCGGGACCCCGGCGTCAACGACGGCGGCGAGACCGTCATCGCGGACGTCGTCCGGATCGAGAATCGGGGTGAGACGGCACAGCGCGTCTGGCTCACCCACGAGGGCTCCCCGGCGGTCACGCTGGTCGACAGTTCGACCGGCGAGCCCATCGCGGGCGCGGATCACAACGTGACGCTGGTGGAGGGTGCCGCGGTCGCCGTCGGCATCCGCATCGACACCCGCGGCGAGGACACCGCCGCCGGAGACCTGCTTCTCGATTCGATCACGCTTCACGCGGCCGCCGCCGATCCGACGGAGCCGCCCGAGAACGGTTCGGACGGCGGTTCGGGAGGCGGTGGTGACGGGGATTCCGGCGCCGCGCCGGCAACGCCCGTGCCGACCGAACAGCCCACCGAAGCGCCGCCACTCGACCAGGCCAACGATTCGGACGTCGAGGTCGAGTTCGAGGAGGGGTCCCCGGACCGCAACGTCACCGTTCGGGCGATGGACCCGGACACGCTCGACGGGAACACGACCGATCCGGACCCGCGCCCACAGGCGGTCATCTCGCCGGACGACTCGGCGGGCGGCTCAGCCGGCGGTGACGGAACGGACGGTCGGACGCGCCGGATCGACAACGTCACCGTCGACGCCGTAACCACCGCGGGGGAGCCGATCACGCTCACCGGGACGCGCTCGACCGTCGATACGGTTGCCGACGTCGACTCGGACCGCCGGATCGTGAAGGTCGTGGACATCACGGCACCCCCGGGCCGGGAGAATCAGCCGGCGACCGTCCGCATGCGTGTCGCCCGTGACAAGCTCGAAGGAACGCCGCCCGAGGCCGCACGCATCGGTCACCGCACCGACAGCGGGTGGCAGCTCCTCGGGACCCGCGTGGTTTCGACGGCGGACGGCTCCGTCGTGCTGGAGGCCAGAACCGACGGCTTCAGCCCGTTCGCCGTGTTCCGGAGCCCGGGGGTCACATACGAGTGGCGGCTCCCGAACGGCACGGCCGTCTCGAAGGAGCAGCTCCGGTCGACGTTCGACGAGCCGGGCTTCTACAACGTCTCGCTCACCGTGCGGGACGCGAACGGGGACCAGGACACCACGAACTACCGGATCCTCGCCAACGACCGGCCCACCGTCACGCTCGATTCGCCCGCGAACGTCTCGGTCGGCGAGCCCGTTCCGCTCCGCGCGAACGTCTCGAACCGGTACGGGAACCACACCGTCACGTGGCACCTCCCGAACGGAACCGAGCGGACGGGCGAGGCCCTGAACTACACGTTCACCGGGGTCGAACGGACCGTGCGTGTGACGGTCCAGGACGAGTTCGGCGCGAACAGCACGACCGAGGAGACGTTCCTCGTCGGCGCGCCGGGTGCCGGCGGCGGGGGCGGACAACTCGCCGTCGTCGGCGAGAGCTTCCCGGTCGGGACGTGGCTCGCGCTCTTCGGGATCGTCGCCGGGCTGCTCGGAACCGTCTACTGGGCCAGTTCGGTCGACCTCCGGTGGGTGCTGGCGCTTCTGGGCCGCCGTTCCGGGGACGACGGTCCACGCGTTACGGCGTTCGAGAACCCCTCCTGGAACCGCCGGCTGGGACTGTTCGAGGTCGGCCACCTCCGCGTCGAGGATCCGACCGGCGATCTGGACCGGATCGACCTCGCGCTGTGTGACGGTGACGGGAACGAACTGGCCAGAAAGCGGATCGAGCCGGCACGCCCGGACGTGTACAGCGCGTCGCCCGAGCGGATCCCGGGCGTCGGGCTGTCCGCCGACGGTCCCGGCGACCTCGGGCGGGACTACTCGGTGAGCGTCCGCGCGGTGGATGCGGCCGACAACGTCGCCACGTTCAGCGGTTCCACGTTCCGAGTCGACCGGCGGGCGCCGGTTGCGACCGACGGCGGCGAGCCCGTCGACGCACGCGAGGAGTTCCGGTAA
- a CDS encoding DUF5305 family protein, with protein sequence MSSSERVDRYLHQYGTAVVVVLLLAGLAGLGGAAVEYTDSSTEQVSEEVDRQQYATSGRTSAVVTGNTTLYEANERLVDMPAYFFAASPNLTVAVETSVPADREVEVTQRLTLRTRAAREGQQFWESRRLLGADSVTVSDGSLRTNATVNMSAVRAALNEKRAAIGTVGTLDTRLVVNVTYESDLYSGSLTAEAPVVLTDRAYWLGSDLSASQPHSRTVTRQVTEPPNLPLAGGLAAAGLVALVLAGAVWNRSQSIDESALGTTVARARFEEWISDGEIPTKTGKEYTRTDSLEDLVDIGIDSGKRVIYDDELDAYAVIEGDVVHYYTTGDEDITDWFDV encoded by the coding sequence ATGTCGAGTAGCGAGCGCGTCGACCGGTACCTGCACCAGTACGGGACGGCCGTCGTCGTCGTCCTGCTGCTGGCCGGGCTCGCCGGACTGGGGGGTGCCGCCGTGGAGTACACCGACTCGTCGACCGAGCAGGTCTCCGAGGAGGTCGACCGGCAGCAGTACGCGACGAGCGGCCGGACGAGCGCGGTCGTCACCGGGAACACGACGCTGTACGAGGCGAACGAACGGCTCGTGGACATGCCGGCGTACTTCTTCGCCGCGTCGCCGAACCTCACCGTCGCCGTCGAGACGAGCGTGCCGGCCGACCGGGAGGTGGAGGTCACCCAGCGACTGACGCTCAGGACGCGGGCGGCCAGGGAGGGACAGCAGTTCTGGGAGTCGCGGCGGCTCCTCGGTGCCGACTCCGTGACGGTGTCGGACGGTTCGCTCCGGACGAACGCCACGGTGAACATGTCGGCGGTCCGCGCGGCGCTCAACGAGAAACGGGCCGCCATCGGCACCGTCGGCACGCTGGACACGCGGCTGGTGGTGAACGTCACGTACGAATCGGACCTGTACTCCGGGTCGCTCACCGCGGAGGCGCCGGTCGTCCTGACCGACCGCGCCTACTGGCTCGGGTCGGACCTCTCCGCGTCCCAGCCCCACAGCAGGACCGTGACCCGACAGGTCACCGAACCGCCCAACCTGCCGCTCGCCGGGGGGCTCGCGGCCGCCGGCCTGGTGGCGCTGGTGCTGGCCGGGGCAGTCTGGAACCGGTCACAGTCGATCGACGAAAGCGCGCTCGGGACGACGGTCGCCCGAGCGCGGTTCGAGGAGTGGATCTCCGACGGCGAGATCCCGACGAAAACCGGGAAGGAGTACACCCGGACCGACTCGCTCGAGGACCTCGTCGACATCGGCATCGACTCCGGCAAGCGGGTCATCTACGACGACGAACTCGACGCCTACGCCGTCATCGAGGGCGACGTCGTCCACTACTACACGACGGGTGACGAGGACATCACCGACTGGTTCGACGTGTGA
- a CDS encoding aminoglycoside N(3)-acetyltransferase, producing MTEADAIDRSDAPVTADRIAGDLRALGVDAGDAVLVHASLSSLGWVPGGAPAVVDALLDVVTPVGTLAMPTHSTQLSDPSNWENPPVPDDWIAEIRETMPPYRPELTPTRMMGAVAECFRDHPEVVRSRHPTSSFAAWGEGAEAVVADHAVDPPFGETSPLARLYDLDASVLRLGVEANTSLHLAERRAEYDKSFQSDGGPMLVDGERRWVTFETVAGPDDFREIEAAYEREYGMERGSVGEATATLVDQRPLVDFGVEWMEANR from the coding sequence ATGACCGAAGCGGACGCGATCGACCGAAGCGACGCGCCGGTCACCGCCGACCGGATCGCCGGGGACCTCCGCGCGCTGGGCGTCGACGCCGGCGACGCCGTGCTCGTCCACGCCTCGCTCTCCTCGCTCGGGTGGGTACCCGGCGGCGCGCCAGCCGTCGTCGACGCCCTGCTGGACGTCGTCACCCCCGTCGGCACGCTCGCCATGCCGACCCACTCCACCCAGCTCTCGGACCCGTCGAACTGGGAGAACCCCCCGGTTCCCGACGACTGGATCGCGGAGATCAGGGAGACGATGCCGCCGTACCGCCCGGAACTCACCCCCACCAGGATGATGGGCGCGGTCGCCGAGTGCTTCCGCGACCATCCGGAGGTCGTCCGGAGCCGCCACCCGACCTCCTCGTTTGCGGCGTGGGGAGAGGGGGCCGAGGCCGTCGTCGCCGACCACGCCGTCGACCCGCCGTTCGGCGAGACGTCGCCGCTCGCCCGCCTGTACGATCTGGACGCCTCCGTCCTCCGGCTGGGCGTCGAGGCCAACACGTCGCTCCACCTCGCCGAGCGTCGCGCCGAGTACGACAAGTCGTTCCAGTCCGACGGCGGCCCGATGCTCGTGGACGGCGAGCGGCGCTGGGTGACGTTCGAGACCGTCGCCGGCCCTGACGACTTCCGGGAGATCGAGGCGGCCTACGAACGGGAATACGGGATGGAGCGCGGGAGCGTCGGCGAGGCGACCGCGACGCTCGTGGACCAGCGGCCGCTCGTCGACTTCGGGGTCGAGTGGATGGAAGCGAATCGGTAG
- a CDS encoding S26 family signal peptidase — MNLRSLVGYVLTACVALVVLSLFLGQVLGQPVLLGYVETGSMAPTMDPGDGFVAVPMAIAGPVEPGNVIVFEAQELHGGGLTTHRVVGETDAGYVTRGDANPVTDQDGVEPPVGEDQVVAKALQVGGEVVVLPGLGTLVTGVNDVLTGFQQQLAILLGTRAVLGTQGLSYLLFAIGTVAYVLTELFGSPRTQRRRSNGRRKTGSVDARAVILVLAVVLVTVITASMVVPGGQQQFDVVSSQSDSGRQGVIPAGESENLTYTVPSNGIVPVVVFFEPTSEGISVSPESMSIAANSRANATVTLQAPPETGYYRRSFHEHRYLAVLPTSTIETLYRLHPWAPIVVIDALVAVGFVALAAALVGWGPIRLDAGSRDVSALDWLRRKLR, encoded by the coding sequence ATGAACCTGCGCTCACTGGTCGGCTACGTCCTCACCGCGTGCGTGGCACTGGTCGTCCTGTCGCTGTTTCTCGGGCAGGTCCTCGGCCAGCCGGTCCTGCTCGGCTACGTCGAGACCGGGAGCATGGCCCCGACCATGGATCCGGGCGACGGGTTCGTCGCCGTCCCGATGGCGATCGCCGGCCCGGTCGAGCCCGGCAACGTCATCGTGTTCGAGGCACAGGAGCTGCACGGGGGTGGTCTCACGACCCACCGCGTGGTGGGCGAGACGGACGCCGGCTACGTCACCAGGGGCGACGCGAACCCGGTCACCGACCAGGACGGCGTCGAGCCGCCCGTCGGCGAGGACCAGGTGGTCGCCAAGGCGCTCCAGGTCGGCGGCGAGGTGGTCGTCCTGCCGGGGCTGGGCACGCTCGTCACCGGCGTCAACGACGTGCTCACCGGGTTCCAGCAGCAGCTCGCGATCCTGCTCGGGACGCGTGCGGTGCTCGGCACCCAGGGGCTCTCCTATCTCCTGTTCGCGATCGGCACGGTCGCGTACGTCCTCACGGAGCTGTTCGGCTCCCCGCGGACCCAGCGACGCCGGAGCAACGGACGGCGCAAGACGGGGTCCGTCGACGCACGTGCGGTCATCCTCGTGCTCGCGGTCGTCCTCGTCACCGTCATCACCGCGAGCATGGTCGTCCCCGGCGGCCAGCAGCAGTTCGACGTGGTGAGCTCCCAGAGCGACTCAGGGCGGCAGGGAGTGATCCCGGCCGGCGAGTCGGAGAACCTCACCTACACCGTCCCGAGCAACGGCATCGTCCCGGTCGTCGTGTTCTTCGAGCCGACGAGCGAGGGGATCAGCGTCTCGCCCGAGAGCATGTCGATCGCCGCCAACAGCCGGGCGAACGCCACGGTCACGCTGCAGGCGCCGCCGGAGACGGGGTACTACCGGCGCTCCTTCCACGAACACCGGTATCTCGCGGTGCTGCCGACGTCGACGATCGAGACCCTGTACCGGCTCCACCCCTGGGCCCCGATCGTCGTGATCGACGCGCTCGTCGCCGTCGGGTTCGTCGCGCTCGCGGCCGCACTCGTGGGCTGGGGGCCGATCAGGCTGGACGCGGGGTCGCGGGACGTGTCGGCGCTCGATTGGCTCCGGCGAAAGCTCCGGTAA
- a CDS encoding DUF7504 family protein — protein MSGDDSTDGVGSEDETRASLAELADSVSNRSRKESSPVPSLNLSDSGTAAGDSFEWVQSGDDRTSPPTDPTTDVGDESNVLVLGPLTGADHDRHCTNLLSSGTTTPENVLFVTLTRTATERWNTWRRYTDEQPANLCVLSVGERTRGATRSSVTTANAGSGTIRTETLSDASDLTRLGIKINKLLKEWSDSPGQSRLCLHSLTELLQYTDPQRLFRFVHVLQGRVDSLDATAHYHLYPDAHDDQTVAVFRTLFDTVARVTEGGELVVESGSD, from the coding sequence ATGTCAGGTGACGACTCCACGGACGGTGTGGGCAGCGAGGACGAGACGAGGGCCTCGCTCGCGGAGCTTGCCGACTCAGTCTCGAACCGGTCCCGGAAGGAGTCCTCGCCTGTACCCAGTTTGAACCTGAGCGACTCCGGGACGGCGGCCGGGGACTCGTTCGAGTGGGTCCAGTCCGGGGACGACCGCACCTCGCCGCCGACCGACCCGACGACCGACGTCGGCGACGAGTCGAACGTGCTGGTGCTCGGTCCGCTCACGGGAGCCGATCACGACCGGCACTGTACGAACCTGCTCAGTAGCGGCACCACGACCCCCGAGAACGTCCTCTTCGTGACGCTGACCCGCACCGCGACCGAACGCTGGAACACGTGGCGGCGATACACGGACGAACAGCCGGCCAACCTGTGCGTGCTCAGCGTGGGCGAACGGACCCGGGGCGCGACGCGCTCGTCGGTCACCACGGCGAACGCCGGGTCGGGGACGATCCGGACGGAGACGCTCTCGGACGCCTCGGATCTCACCAGGCTCGGGATCAAGATCAACAAACTGCTCAAGGAGTGGAGTGACAGCCCGGGGCAGTCGAGGCTCTGTCTCCACTCGCTGACGGAGCTGCTCCAGTACACGGACCCCCAGCGGCTGTTCCGGTTCGTCCACGTCCTCCAGGGGCGCGTCGACTCGCTGGACGCGACCGCCCACTATCACCTCTACCCGGACGCACACGACGACCAGACCGTCGCGGTGTTCAGGACGCTGTTCGACACCGTGGCACGCGTGACCGAGGGGGGCGAGCTTGTCGTCGAGTCGGGTTCCGACTGA
- a CDS encoding DUF7344 domain-containing protein, which translates to MSLDQPDSTRQEPLAETALYSALSDTRRRYALHHLKQRNEPVSVQELAEQVAAWENGKSIEALTSQERKRVYISLYQSHLSTMDKQGLVEYDSEAGTVELSDSMSGVDLYLEVVPKESIPWSIFYAGLTLANAVLLGLAWYEVRPFDALPDLAWGGVVLVSFGVSAFVQLYYSRQMRIGDDGPPPELRTDD; encoded by the coding sequence ATGTCCCTCGATCAACCTGACTCCACGCGCCAGGAACCACTCGCGGAAACCGCGCTGTACAGCGCGCTCTCGGACACCAGGCGTCGGTACGCCCTGCACCACCTGAAACAGCGGAACGAACCCGTCTCGGTCCAGGAACTCGCCGAACAGGTGGCCGCCTGGGAGAACGGGAAGTCGATCGAGGCGCTCACCTCCCAGGAGCGAAAGCGGGTGTACATCTCGCTTTACCAGTCCCATCTGTCGACGATGGACAAACAGGGGCTCGTCGAGTACGATTCGGAGGCCGGAACCGTCGAGCTGAGCGACTCGATGAGCGGCGTGGACCTCTATCTGGAGGTCGTCCCGAAGGAGAGCATCCCGTGGAGCATCTTCTACGCCGGACTCACCCTGGCGAACGCCGTCCTGCTCGGGCTCGCGTGGTACGAGGTCAGACCGTTCGACGCGCTCCCGGACCTCGCGTGGGGCGGCGTCGTGCTGGTCTCCTTCGGCGTGTCCGCGTTCGTCCAGCTCTACTACAGCCGGCAGATGCGGATCGGCGACGACGGTCCGCCGCCGGAGCTGCGGACGGACGACTGA
- a CDS encoding MBL fold metallo-hydrolase produces MTDETEIHPEALAQRLRAGERVAVLDVRNRDEYETWHVEGRTVTDALVPHAKFIAANARGNPADLIPDELAELSGSIVVVCPRGKASAEVAEMLRESGLDAVNLAGGMTDWARTALAVELDAGEATVVQYQRPSSGCLAYLVASDGEAAIVDPLRAFAERYEHDLPQWNAELRYALDTHVHADHVSGVRELGDRAHGEVVLPAGASDRGLAFDAEFVEDGEELQVGDVALEAIHAPGHTSELTAFRLRDGDEGADVLFTGDALFLRSVGRPDLERGDGAAREYAERGYDTLHERLLTLPDGTLVAPGHYADHADAVDGSYAAPLGDLRDMDVLELDRAAFVERVASDLPPRPSNYERIIATNLGRESMDDDDAFEAELGPNNCAVS; encoded by the coding sequence ATGACCGACGAGACGGAGATCCACCCCGAAGCGCTGGCTCAGCGGCTTCGCGCCGGCGAACGGGTGGCAGTCCTCGACGTGCGGAACCGCGACGAGTACGAAACGTGGCACGTCGAGGGGCGGACCGTCACCGACGCGCTCGTCCCCCACGCGAAGTTCATCGCCGCGAACGCGCGCGGGAATCCCGCCGATCTGATTCCCGACGAACTGGCCGAACTCTCCGGGTCCATCGTCGTCGTCTGCCCCCGCGGAAAGGCGAGCGCGGAGGTCGCCGAAATGCTACGCGAATCGGGGCTCGACGCCGTCAACCTCGCCGGCGGGATGACCGACTGGGCGCGGACGGCCCTCGCCGTGGAACTCGACGCCGGCGAGGCGACCGTCGTCCAGTACCAGCGCCCATCGTCGGGCTGTCTCGCGTACCTCGTCGCCTCCGACGGGGAGGCGGCGATCGTCGACCCGCTGCGGGCGTTCGCGGAGCGGTACGAGCACGACCTCCCGCAGTGGAACGCCGAACTCCGGTACGCGCTCGACACACACGTCCACGCCGACCACGTGAGCGGCGTCCGCGAACTCGGCGACCGCGCCCACGGCGAGGTGGTCCTCCCCGCGGGAGCGTCTGACCGCGGGCTCGCCTTCGACGCGGAGTTCGTCGAGGACGGCGAGGAGCTTCAAGTGGGCGACGTGGCCCTCGAGGCGATCCACGCGCCGGGTCACACGAGCGAACTCACGGCGTTCCGGCTGCGGGACGGCGACGAGGGCGCGGACGTGCTGTTCACCGGCGACGCGCTGTTCCTCCGGAGCGTCGGCCGCCCGGACCTCGAACGGGGCGACGGGGCCGCCCGCGAGTACGCCGAGCGCGGGTACGACACGCTCCACGAGCGCCTGCTCACGCTGCCCGACGGGACCCTCGTCGCGCCGGGCCACTACGCAGATCACGCCGACGCCGTCGACGGGAGCTACGCCGCACCGCTGGGCGACCTCCGCGACATGGACGTGCTGGAACTCGACCGCGCGGCGTTCGTGGAGCGGGTCGCCTCGGACCTCCCGCCGCGACCCTCGAACTACGAGCGGATCATCGCGACGAACCTCGGCCGTGAGTCGATGGACGACGACGACGCCTTCGAGGCGGAGCTCGGCCCGAACAACTGCGCGGTGAGCTAG
- a CDS encoding 2Fe-2S iron-sulfur cluster-binding protein, with protein MTEYTVEFVGTGETLEMSDKETILGACIDAGIAQEYSCRVGMCLACSAEIVEGEVAQAAAVARGLTEAEAEEYALTCMARPQSDLKLDRGEYPPSIEDDAANLDGADGAAADD; from the coding sequence ATGACCGAGTACACCGTCGAGTTCGTCGGCACGGGCGAGACGCTCGAGATGTCCGACAAGGAGACCATCCTCGGCGCGTGCATCGACGCCGGCATCGCCCAGGAGTACTCCTGCCGGGTCGGCATGTGTCTGGCCTGCTCGGCCGAGATCGTCGAGGGCGAGGTCGCCCAGGCCGCCGCGGTCGCCCGGGGGCTCACCGAGGCCGAGGCCGAGGAGTACGCGCTCACCTGCATGGCCCGGCCCCAGTCGGACCTGAAACTGGATCGGGGCGAGTACCCGCCCAGCATCGAGGACGACGCCGCGAACCTGGACGGGGCCGACGGCGCCGCCGCGGACGACTGA